One genomic window of Glycine max cultivar Williams 82 chromosome 16, Glycine_max_v4.0, whole genome shotgun sequence includes the following:
- the LOC100811730 gene encoding uncharacterized protein, producing the protein MAQVPASEATAFWTDEKHVHFLNSMEASFVRTMLQNQGNSVSTTRHSLPLDRYLPDSSESTLDLKPNPRRRTIKHHAPSDSMGPTTRRTRRRSSQPYNSSQDQAVPQVENEREGAACNWDDDKRAEN; encoded by the exons ATGGCGCAGGTGCCGGCGAGCGAAGCGACGGCGTTCTGGACGGACGAGAAGCACGTGCACTTCCTCAACTCCATGGAAGCCTCCTTCGTCCGCACAATGCTCCAAAACCAAGGCAACTCCGTCTCCACCACGCGCCACTCTCTGCCACTCGACCGTTACCTCCCCGACTCTTCCGAATCCACCTTGGATTTGAAACCAAACCCTCGCCGCCGCACCATAAAACACCATGCACCCTCAG ATTCAATGGGTCCAACAACCAGAAGAACAAGGAGGAGATCATCTCAGCCCTACAATTCGTCACAGGACCAG GCGGTCCCACAAGTAGAAAACGAAAGAGAAGGTGCAGCATGCAATTGGGACGATGATAAAAGAGCAGAAAATTAA